From Cellulomonas fimi ATCC 484, a single genomic window includes:
- the ligD gene encoding non-homologous end-joining DNA ligase, translated as MTPERQTVDVAGRHVRVTHLEKVMYPSTGTTKAEVMDYLVRVAPALLPQLHERPVTRIRWPDGVAGEKFFEKNVPRGAPEWLRRQTLPAAPNNDDDEGTELVLPFVDDLAGLVWCANQGALELHTPQWTVGPRGGVRPPDRLVIDLDPGAPAGLDECARVAHLVADRLRDDGLGETVPVTSGSKGMQLYARLPGKRSAPEVRQYARDLAFALAKQHPSLVVAVMRKELRGGKVLLDWSQNHPAKTTITPYSLRGRELPRVAAPRWWDEIGPGLDQLGPDEVVDRLARDGDPFA; from the coding sequence GTGACACCCGAGCGCCAGACCGTCGACGTCGCCGGACGCCACGTGCGCGTCACGCACCTCGAGAAGGTCATGTACCCGTCCACGGGGACGACCAAGGCCGAGGTGATGGACTACCTCGTGCGCGTGGCCCCCGCCCTGCTCCCCCAGCTCCACGAACGTCCCGTGACGCGGATCCGCTGGCCCGACGGCGTCGCCGGGGAGAAGTTCTTCGAGAAGAACGTCCCGCGCGGCGCCCCCGAGTGGCTGCGCCGGCAGACGCTGCCCGCAGCCCCGAACAACGACGACGACGAGGGGACCGAGCTCGTCCTGCCGTTCGTCGACGACCTCGCGGGGCTCGTGTGGTGCGCCAACCAGGGGGCGCTCGAGCTGCACACCCCGCAGTGGACCGTCGGCCCGCGCGGCGGCGTGCGCCCGCCCGACCGGCTCGTGATCGACCTGGACCCGGGGGCGCCCGCGGGGCTCGACGAGTGCGCGCGGGTCGCGCACCTCGTCGCCGACCGCCTGCGCGACGACGGTCTCGGTGAGACCGTGCCGGTGACCTCCGGCAGCAAGGGCATGCAGCTCTACGCCCGCCTGCCGGGGAAGCGGTCCGCGCCCGAGGTGCGCCAGTACGCGCGCGACCTCGCGTTCGCGCTCGCGAAGCAGCACCCGTCGCTCGTCGTCGCGGTCATGCGCAAGGAGCTGCGCGGCGGGAAGGTGCTGCTCGACTGGTCGCAGAACCACCCCGCCAAGACGACCATCACCCCGTACTCGCTGCGCGGACGCGAGCTGCCGCGCGTCGCCGCTCCGCGCTGGTGGGACGAGATCGGGCCGGGGCTCGACCAGCTCGGTCCCGACGAGGTGGTCGACCGCCTGGCACGTGACGGCGACCCGTTCGCGTGA
- a CDS encoding Ku protein: MRAIWKGAVAFGLVNVPVRLYAATGEHEVTLHQVHKADGGRIRYRKVCSIDGEQVEYSEIAKGYETDDGELVVLTDEDFSRLPLSTEREIEVMEFVPAEQVDPILLGKTYYLEPEKTAAKPYALLRGALEQADRMAVVKVALRQRESMAVLRVRDKVICMQILLWPDEVRAADFPILDADVSVRPQELAMASSLVDSLAADFDPSQYEDRYSAALETLIETKIQTGDTRAVPAPAGEEGESGGGEVVDLLAALQRSVEKARGGRTEPAAEEKPAKARRTGTDDADADDDGGGSRRRAPAKRSTASTEKAPAKRATTSAPAKATKQPAAASKDKPKDEGSGSTTRRTRRKAS; the protein is encoded by the coding sequence GTGCGAGCGATCTGGAAGGGCGCGGTCGCCTTCGGGCTCGTCAACGTGCCGGTGCGGCTGTACGCGGCGACCGGCGAGCACGAGGTCACGCTGCACCAGGTGCACAAGGCCGACGGCGGCCGCATCCGCTACCGCAAGGTGTGCAGCATCGACGGCGAGCAGGTCGAGTACAGCGAGATCGCCAAGGGGTACGAGACCGACGACGGCGAGCTCGTGGTGCTCACCGACGAGGACTTCTCCCGCCTGCCGCTGAGCACGGAGCGCGAGATCGAGGTCATGGAGTTCGTGCCCGCCGAGCAGGTGGACCCGATCCTGCTCGGCAAGACGTACTACCTCGAGCCCGAGAAGACGGCCGCGAAGCCGTACGCGCTCCTGCGCGGCGCGCTCGAGCAGGCGGACCGGATGGCGGTCGTCAAGGTCGCGCTGCGGCAGCGCGAGTCGATGGCGGTCCTGCGGGTGCGGGACAAGGTCATCTGCATGCAGATCCTGCTGTGGCCCGACGAGGTGCGTGCCGCCGACTTCCCGATCCTGGACGCGGACGTCTCGGTCCGGCCGCAGGAGCTCGCGATGGCGTCCTCGCTCGTCGACTCCCTCGCCGCCGACTTCGACCCGTCGCAGTACGAGGACCGCTACTCGGCGGCGCTCGAGACGCTCATCGAGACGAAGATCCAGACCGGCGACACCCGCGCCGTCCCCGCCCCGGCGGGGGAGGAGGGCGAGTCCGGCGGCGGCGAGGTCGTCGACCTGCTCGCGGCGCTGCAGCGCAGCGTCGAGAAGGCGCGCGGCGGGCGCACCGAGCCCGCCGCCGAGGAGAAGCCCGCGAAGGCCCGCCGCACGGGCACCGACGACGCGGACGCGGACGACGACGGCGGCGGCAGCCGGCGACGCGCCCCGGCGAAGCGGTCGACGGCGTCGACGGAGAAGGCCCCGGCCAAGCGCGCGACGACGTCGGCGCCGGCGAAGGCCACGAAGCAGCCGGCGGCGGCCTCGAAGGACAAGCCCAAGGACGAGGGCTCCGGCTCGACGACGCGCCGGACCCGCCGCAAGGCGTCGTGA
- a CDS encoding PHP domain-containing protein: MSTARRGAANRDGAGAGTAAERRDAAVAALRRIAFLLERAQASAYRSEAFRAAARSVEREDADRVVALATSGGLTDLPAVGARTAEVIALVVRGRPVEYLDRLEAEHAATQAAPVADAAAALRRRLRGDLHAHSEASDGATPIQEMVLAALELGHEYLAITDHSPRLTVANGLSAARLRAQLGQVAALNRAVGPFVVLSGIEVDILDDGGLDQDPDLLDELDVVVASVHSKLRMDRRAMTERMVAAVRNPRTDVLGHCTGRRLTGRPRPQSEFDAHRVFAECAQNGVAVEINCRPDRLDPPHDLLEVAVDAGCDFTIDTDAHAPGQLDWLAAGCERAAQHGIDPDRVLTTWPVERLRERTRP, translated from the coding sequence GTGAGCACCGCGCGGCGTGGCGCGGCGAACCGGGACGGGGCGGGCGCGGGCACCGCGGCCGAGCGGCGCGACGCGGCCGTCGCGGCGCTGCGCCGGATCGCGTTCCTGCTCGAGCGCGCGCAGGCGAGCGCGTACCGCAGCGAGGCGTTCCGTGCGGCGGCCCGGTCGGTCGAGCGGGAGGACGCGGACCGGGTCGTCGCGCTCGCGACGTCCGGCGGTCTGACGGACCTGCCCGCCGTGGGGGCGCGGACCGCCGAGGTGATCGCCCTCGTGGTCCGCGGCAGGCCCGTCGAGTACCTCGACCGGCTGGAGGCCGAGCACGCGGCGACGCAGGCCGCGCCCGTCGCTGACGCGGCCGCTGCGCTCCGGCGGAGGCTGCGGGGCGACCTGCACGCGCACAGCGAGGCCAGCGACGGCGCGACGCCGATCCAGGAGATGGTCCTCGCGGCGCTCGAGCTGGGCCACGAGTACCTCGCGATCACGGACCACTCGCCGCGGCTCACGGTCGCCAACGGCCTGTCGGCGGCCCGGCTGCGCGCGCAGCTCGGGCAGGTCGCTGCGCTCAACCGGGCGGTCGGGCCGTTCGTCGTGCTGAGCGGGATCGAGGTCGACATCCTCGACGACGGCGGCCTCGACCAGGACCCGGACCTGCTGGACGAGCTCGACGTCGTGGTGGCGTCGGTGCACTCGAAGCTGCGCATGGACCGCCGCGCGATGACCGAGCGCATGGTCGCAGCGGTGCGCAACCCCCGGACCGACGTGCTCGGCCACTGCACGGGGCGCCGGCTCACGGGCCGCCCGCGCCCGCAGAGCGAGTTCGACGCGCACCGCGTCTTCGCGGAGTGCGCGCAGAACGGGGTCGCCGTGGAGATCAACTGCCGCCCGGACCGCCTCGACCCGCCGCACGACCTGCTGGAGGTCGCCGTGGACGCGGGGTGCGACTTCACCATCGACACGGACGCGCACGCACCGGGCCAGCTCGACTGGCTCGCGGCGGGCTGCGAGCGGGCCGCGCAGCACGGGATCGACCCCGACCGCGTCCTGACCACGTGGCCCGTCGAGAGGCTGCGAGAGCGGACGAGGCCCTGA
- a CDS encoding HU family DNA-binding protein, producing MSVNRTELVQAVAAKAGTANAEADKVLKAFQEVLVEQLAAGESVTIPGFLAVSRAERSARTGINPQTGEKLEIPAGYRVKLTAGSVLKRAVQG from the coding sequence GTGAGCGTCAACCGCACCGAGCTCGTCCAGGCAGTCGCCGCCAAGGCGGGCACGGCCAACGCCGAGGCGGACAAGGTCCTCAAGGCCTTCCAGGAGGTCCTCGTGGAGCAGCTCGCCGCCGGCGAGTCCGTGACGATCCCCGGCTTCCTCGCCGTCTCGCGTGCCGAGCGCTCGGCGCGCACGGGCATCAACCCGCAGACGGGCGAGAAGCTCGAGATCCCGGCCGGCTACCGCGTCAAGCTGACCGCGGGCAGCGTCCTGAAGCGCGCCGTCCAGGGCTGA
- a CDS encoding Fur family transcriptional regulator, which yields MKEREPMVVVRQTRQRAEILELLDGLDEFRSAQQLHELLRARGSGVGLATVYRAVQSLSETGEVDVLRTPDGESVYRRCAQRSHHHHLVCRSCGRTVELDAAQAEAWAAQVATAHGFADVDHTIELVGTCAPCRAGTSTPS from the coding sequence ATGAAGGAGCGCGAACCCATGGTGGTGGTACGGCAGACGCGGCAGCGCGCCGAGATCCTCGAGCTCCTCGACGGCCTCGACGAGTTCCGCAGCGCGCAGCAGCTGCACGAGCTCCTGCGCGCCCGCGGCTCGGGGGTCGGGCTGGCGACCGTCTACCGCGCGGTGCAGAGCCTGTCGGAGACCGGTGAGGTCGACGTGCTGCGGACCCCGGACGGGGAGTCCGTCTACCGGCGCTGCGCGCAGCGCAGCCACCACCACCACCTCGTCTGCCGGTCGTGCGGCCGTACCGTCGAGCTCGACGCCGCGCAGGCCGAGGCGTGGGCCGCGCAGGTCGCGACGGCGCACGGCTTCGCCGACGTCGACCACACGATCGAGCTCGTCGGCACGTGCGCGCCGTGCCGCGCGGGGACGTCGACGCCCTCCTGA
- a CDS encoding DUF6328 family protein — MPSHDEPHDDDRNETFTERMDRNWNELLQELRVTQTGTQILTGFLFTIPFQQRFADLDAYQKDLYLVLVVLAVLATALIVAPVSLHRVLFRRRLKPQLVAAADVFARAGLVVLALVLSGGAMLLFDVVSTREIGWLVGGVSLAVLAAAWWLVPRLIARSSRS, encoded by the coding sequence GTGCCGTCGCACGACGAGCCGCACGACGACGACCGGAACGAGACGTTCACGGAGCGGATGGACCGGAACTGGAACGAGCTCCTGCAGGAGCTGCGCGTCACGCAGACGGGCACGCAGATCCTCACGGGCTTCCTGTTCACGATCCCGTTCCAGCAGAGGTTCGCGGACCTCGACGCGTACCAGAAGGACCTCTACCTGGTGCTCGTGGTCCTCGCGGTCCTGGCGACGGCGCTCATCGTCGCGCCCGTGAGCCTGCACCGGGTGCTGTTCCGCCGTCGGCTCAAGCCGCAGCTCGTCGCCGCCGCCGACGTGTTCGCGCGTGCGGGGCTCGTGGTGCTCGCGCTCGTGCTCTCCGGCGGCGCGATGCTGCTGTTCGACGTCGTCAGCACCCGGGAGATCGGCTGGCTCGTCGGCGGCGTCTCGCTCGCGGTGCTGGCGGCGGCGTGGTGGCTCGTCCCGCGGCTGATCGCGCGGTCGAGCAGGAGCTGA
- a CDS encoding threonine aldolase family protein: MSRLHDPEHRDFASDNYAGVHPEVLAALAEANGGHQGAYGADAYTARLQEVVADHFGAGATAYPVFNGTGANVLALQALLPRWGAVVCAEQAHIQTDENGAPERVGGLKLLTVPTPDGKLTPELVERQAWGFGDEHRAQPGVVSITQSTELGTLYTPQEIRALADQAHALGLRLHVDGARIANAAAALDLPLRAFTTDVGVDVVSLGGTKNGLLFGEAVVVLDDDAVVGLPYLRKADMQLASKMRFVSAQLVALLEQDLWLRSARHANAMAARLRAGLETAGDRVRFSQPTQANGVFAALPPGVADALRRTWRFYDWRPANGEVRLMCAFDTTEADVDAFVAETLRLLDTTA, from the coding sequence GTGAGCCGACTCCACGACCCCGAGCACCGTGACTTCGCGTCCGACAACTACGCCGGCGTCCACCCGGAGGTCCTCGCCGCGCTGGCGGAGGCCAACGGCGGGCACCAGGGCGCGTACGGCGCCGACGCCTACACCGCGCGCCTGCAGGAGGTCGTGGCCGACCACTTCGGCGCGGGCGCGACCGCGTACCCCGTGTTCAACGGCACGGGAGCCAACGTGCTCGCGCTGCAGGCGCTCCTGCCGCGCTGGGGTGCCGTCGTGTGCGCGGAGCAGGCGCACATCCAGACCGACGAGAACGGCGCGCCCGAGCGGGTCGGCGGGCTCAAGCTGCTCACGGTGCCCACCCCGGACGGCAAGCTGACGCCCGAGCTCGTCGAGCGCCAGGCGTGGGGGTTCGGCGACGAGCACCGCGCGCAGCCGGGTGTCGTGTCGATCACGCAGAGCACCGAGCTGGGCACGCTGTACACGCCGCAGGAGATCCGCGCGCTGGCCGACCAGGCGCACGCGCTGGGCCTGCGGCTGCACGTCGACGGCGCGCGGATCGCGAACGCCGCGGCGGCGCTCGACCTCCCGCTGCGGGCGTTCACGACCGACGTCGGCGTCGACGTGGTGTCCCTGGGCGGGACCAAGAACGGCCTGCTGTTCGGCGAGGCCGTCGTGGTGCTCGACGACGACGCCGTGGTCGGCCTGCCGTACCTGCGCAAGGCCGACATGCAGCTCGCGTCGAAGATGCGCTTCGTCTCCGCGCAGCTCGTCGCGCTCCTCGAGCAGGACCTGTGGCTGCGCTCGGCGCGCCACGCGAACGCGATGGCGGCGCGGCTGCGCGCCGGCCTGGAGACGGCGGGCGACCGGGTCCGGTTCAGCCAGCCGACCCAGGCGAACGGCGTGTTCGCCGCCCTGCCGCCCGGTGTCGCCGACGCGCTGCGCCGCACGTGGCGGTTCTACGACTGGCGGCCCGCCAACGGCGAGGTGCGGCTCATGTGCGCGTTCGACACGACCGAGGCGGACGTCGACGCGTTCGTCGCCGAGACGCTGCGGCTCCTGGACACCACGGCCTGA
- a CDS encoding cellulase family glycosylhydrolase, with product MHSASRTRARTRVRTAVSGLLAATVLAAPLTLVAAPAQAATGDDWLHVEGNTIVDSTGKEAILSGVNWFGFNASERVFHGLWSGNITQITQQMAQRGINVVRVPVSTQLLLEWKAGTFLKPNVNTYANPELEGKNSLQIFEYWLTLCQKYGIKVFLDVHSAEADNSGHVYNMWWKGDITTEDVYEGWEWAATRWKDDDTIVGADIKNEPHGTQGSTERAKWDGTTDKDNFKHFAETASKKILAINPNWLVFVEGVEIYPKPGVPWTSTGLTDYYGTWWGGNLRGVRDHPIDLGAHQDQLVYSPHDYGPLVFDQKWFQKDFDKASLTADVWGPNWLFIHDEDIAPLLIGEWGGRLGQDPRQDKWMAALRDLVAERRLSQTFWVLNPNSGDTGGLLLDDWKTWDEVKYSTMLEPTLWKHGGKYVGLDHQVPLGGVGSTTGTSISQVGGGTPDTTAPTAPTGLRAGTPTASTVPLTWSASTDTGGSGVAGYEVYRGTTLVGTTTATSYTVTGLAADSAYTFSVRAKDGAGNTSAASAAVTARTAAGGGDVTAPSVPTGLTAGTPTATSVPLTWTASTDTGGSGVTGYEVYRGSTLVARPTGTSHTVTGLSAATAYTFTVRAVDAAGNVSAASAPVGVTTAPDPTTGSCAVTYTANGWSGGFTAAVTLTNTGTTALSGWTLGFAFPSGQTLTQGWSARWAQSGSSVTATNEAWNAVLAPGASVEIGFSGTHTGTNTAPATFTVGGATCTTR from the coding sequence GTGCACTCCGCATCGCGCACCCGCGCACGCACCCGCGTGCGGACGGCGGTCTCGGGCCTGCTGGCCGCGACCGTCCTCGCCGCACCCCTCACCCTCGTCGCCGCGCCCGCGCAGGCGGCGACCGGCGACGACTGGCTGCACGTCGAGGGCAACACGATCGTCGACTCGACCGGGAAGGAGGCGATCCTCTCCGGCGTCAACTGGTTCGGCTTCAACGCGAGCGAGCGTGTGTTCCACGGGCTGTGGTCCGGGAACATCACGCAGATCACGCAGCAGATGGCCCAGCGCGGCATCAACGTCGTGCGTGTGCCCGTCTCCACCCAGCTCCTGCTCGAGTGGAAGGCCGGCACGTTCCTCAAGCCGAACGTGAACACGTACGCGAACCCGGAGCTCGAGGGCAAGAACAGCCTGCAGATCTTCGAGTACTGGCTGACGCTGTGCCAGAAGTACGGGATCAAGGTGTTCCTCGACGTCCACTCCGCCGAGGCCGACAACTCGGGCCACGTCTACAACATGTGGTGGAAGGGCGACATCACCACCGAGGACGTGTACGAGGGCTGGGAGTGGGCCGCGACCCGCTGGAAGGACGACGACACCATCGTCGGCGCGGACATCAAGAACGAGCCGCACGGCACGCAGGGCTCCACCGAGCGTGCCAAGTGGGACGGCACGACCGACAAGGACAACTTCAAGCACTTCGCCGAGACCGCGTCGAAGAAGATCCTCGCGATCAACCCGAACTGGCTCGTGTTCGTCGAGGGCGTCGAGATCTACCCCAAGCCGGGCGTCCCGTGGACGTCGACGGGCCTGACCGACTACTACGGCACGTGGTGGGGCGGGAACCTGCGCGGCGTGCGCGACCACCCGATCGACCTCGGCGCGCACCAGGACCAGCTCGTGTACTCGCCGCACGACTACGGACCGCTCGTGTTCGACCAGAAGTGGTTCCAGAAGGACTTCGACAAGGCGTCCCTGACGGCCGACGTGTGGGGACCCAACTGGCTGTTCATCCACGACGAGGACATCGCACCGCTGCTCATCGGCGAGTGGGGCGGACGGCTCGGCCAGGACCCGCGGCAGGACAAGTGGATGGCCGCGCTGCGCGACCTCGTCGCGGAGCGGCGCCTGAGCCAGACCTTCTGGGTGCTCAACCCGAACTCGGGCGACACCGGCGGCCTGCTGCTCGACGACTGGAAGACGTGGGACGAGGTCAAGTACTCGACGATGCTCGAGCCGACGCTGTGGAAGCACGGCGGCAAGTACGTCGGGCTCGACCACCAGGTCCCGCTCGGCGGTGTCGGCAGCACGACCGGCACGTCGATCTCGCAGGTCGGCGGCGGCACGCCCGACACCACGGCGCCGACCGCTCCCACCGGGCTCCGGGCGGGAACGCCGACCGCGTCGACCGTCCCGCTGACGTGGTCCGCGTCGACCGACACCGGCGGCTCGGGCGTCGCGGGGTACGAGGTGTACCGCGGGACGACGCTCGTCGGCACGACCACCGCCACCTCGTACACCGTCACGGGCCTGGCCGCGGACTCCGCGTACACGTTCTCGGTCCGGGCGAAGGACGGCGCCGGGAACACGTCGGCGGCGTCGGCGGCGGTCACGGCCCGCACCGCGGCCGGCGGCGGTGACGTGACCGCGCCGTCCGTGCCCACGGGCCTCACGGCCGGCACCCCGACGGCGACCTCCGTGCCGCTGACGTGGACGGCGTCGACCGACACCGGGGGCTCGGGGGTCACGGGGTACGAGGTGTACCGCGGGAGCACGCTCGTCGCGCGTCCGACCGGCACGAGCCACACCGTCACCGGCCTGTCGGCGGCGACCGCCTACACGTTCACCGTCCGCGCGGTCGACGCGGCGGGCAACGTGTCGGCCGCGTCGGCGCCGGTCGGCGTGACGACGGCCCCCGACCCGACGACGGGCTCGTGCGCCGTGACGTACACCGCGAACGGCTGGAGCGGTGGCTTCACGGCGGCCGTCACGCTCACCAACACGGGCACGACGGCGCTGAGCGGCTGGACGCTCGGGTTCGCCTTCCCGTCCGGGCAGACCCTGACCCAGGGCTGGAGCGCGCGGTGGGCGCAGTCCGGGTCGAGCGTCACGGCGACCAACGAGGCCTGGAACGCCGTCCTCGCCCCGGGGGCGAGCGTCGAGATCGGCTTCAGCGGCACGCACACCGGCACCAACACGGCGCCGGCGACGTTCACGGTCGGCGGCGCGACCTGCACGACGCGCTGA
- a CDS encoding glycoside hydrolase family 6 protein, whose protein sequence is MSTLGKRAGVRRRVRAVATAATATALVAVPLTTLATSASAAPVHVDNPYAGAVQYVNPTWAASVNAAAGRQSADPALAAKMRTVAGQPTAVWMDRISAITGNADGNGLKFHLDNAVAQQKAAGVPLVFNLVIYDLPGRDCFALASNGELPATDAGLARYKSEYIDPIADLLDNPEYESIRIAATIEPDSLPNLTTNISEPACQQAAPYYRQGVKYALDKLHAIPNVYNYIDIGHSGWLGWDSNAGPSATLFAEVAKSTTAGFASIDGFVSDVANTTPLEEPLLSDSSLTINNTPIRSSKFYEWNFDFDEIDYTAHMHRLLVAAGFPSSIGMLVDTSRNGWGGPNRPTSITASTDVNAYVDANRVDRRVHRGAWCNPLGAGIGRFPEATPSGYAASHLDAFVWIKPPGESDGASTDIPNDQGKRFDRMCDPTFVSPKLNNQLTGATPNAPLAGQWFEEQFVTLVKNAYPVIGGTTPVEDLVAPTVPTGLTAGTTTATSVPLSWTASTDNVAVTGYDVYRGTTLVGTTAATSYTVTGLTPATAYSFTVRAKDAAGNVSAASAAAAATTQSGTVTDTTAPSVPAGLTAGTTTTTTVPLSWTASTDNAGGSGVAGYEVLRGTTVVGTTTATSYTVTGLTAGTTYSFSVRAKDVAGNTSAASAAVSATTQTGTVVDTTAPSVPTGLTAGTTTTSSVPLTWTASTDNAGGSGVAGYEVFNGTTRVATVTSTSYTVTGLAADTAYSFTVKAKDVAGNVSAASAAVSARTQAATSGGCTVKYSASSWNTGFTGTVEVKNNGTAALNGWTLGFSFADGQKVSQGWSAEWSQSGTAVTAKNAPWNGTLAAGSSVSIGFNGTHNGTNTAPTAFTLNGVACTLG, encoded by the coding sequence GTGTCCACACTCGGCAAGCGAGCAGGGGTGAGGCGTCGCGTACGCGCCGTCGCCACCGCTGCGACGGCGACGGCTCTCGTCGCCGTCCCCCTCACCACCCTGGCGACGAGCGCGAGCGCCGCGCCCGTCCACGTCGACAACCCCTACGCCGGCGCGGTGCAGTACGTGAACCCCACGTGGGCCGCCTCGGTGAACGCCGCTGCCGGCCGGCAGAGCGCGGACCCGGCCCTCGCCGCGAAGATGCGGACGGTCGCGGGTCAGCCCACCGCCGTGTGGATGGACCGGATCAGCGCGATCACGGGCAACGCCGACGGCAACGGCCTGAAGTTCCACCTCGACAACGCCGTCGCGCAGCAGAAGGCCGCGGGCGTGCCGCTCGTGTTCAACCTCGTCATCTACGACCTGCCCGGCCGCGACTGCTTCGCGCTCGCGTCCAACGGCGAGCTGCCCGCGACCGACGCCGGCCTCGCGCGGTACAAGAGCGAGTACATCGACCCGATCGCGGACCTGCTCGACAACCCGGAGTACGAGAGCATCCGGATCGCCGCGACGATCGAGCCCGACTCGCTGCCGAACCTCACGACGAACATCTCGGAGCCCGCCTGCCAGCAGGCGGCGCCGTACTACCGGCAGGGCGTCAAGTACGCGCTCGACAAGCTGCACGCGATCCCGAACGTCTACAACTACATCGACATCGGCCACTCCGGCTGGCTCGGCTGGGACAGCAACGCGGGCCCGTCCGCGACGCTGTTCGCCGAGGTCGCCAAGTCGACGACGGCCGGGTTCGCGTCGATCGACGGGTTCGTGTCCGACGTCGCGAACACGACGCCGCTCGAGGAGCCGCTGCTCTCCGACTCGTCCCTGACGATCAACAACACCCCGATCCGGTCGTCGAAGTTCTACGAGTGGAACTTCGACTTCGACGAGATCGACTACACCGCGCACATGCACCGGCTGCTGGTCGCGGCGGGCTTCCCGTCGTCGATCGGCATGCTCGTCGACACGTCGCGCAACGGCTGGGGCGGCCCCAACCGTCCGACGTCGATCACCGCGAGCACCGACGTGAACGCCTACGTCGACGCGAACCGCGTGGACCGTCGCGTGCACCGCGGCGCGTGGTGCAACCCGCTGGGTGCGGGCATCGGCCGGTTCCCGGAGGCCACGCCGTCCGGCTACGCCGCGTCGCACCTCGACGCGTTCGTCTGGATCAAGCCCCCGGGTGAGTCCGACGGCGCCTCGACCGACATCCCGAACGACCAGGGCAAGCGGTTCGACCGCATGTGCGACCCGACGTTCGTCTCGCCCAAGCTCAACAACCAGCTGACGGGTGCGACGCCCAACGCGCCGCTCGCCGGCCAGTGGTTCGAGGAGCAGTTCGTCACCCTCGTGAAGAACGCGTACCCGGTGATCGGCGGCACGACGCCCGTCGAGGACCTGGTGGCGCCGACGGTGCCGACCGGCCTGACCGCCGGCACGACCACCGCGACGTCGGTCCCGCTGTCGTGGACGGCGTCGACGGACAACGTCGCCGTCACCGGCTACGACGTCTACCGCGGCACGACCCTCGTGGGCACGACCGCCGCGACGAGCTACACCGTCACGGGCCTGACCCCGGCCACGGCGTACTCGTTCACGGTCCGGGCGAAGGACGCCGCGGGCAACGTCTCGGCGGCCTCCGCCGCGGCGGCCGCGACGACGCAGTCCGGCACCGTGACGGACACGACGGCGCCGTCCGTCCCGGCCGGTCTGACGGCCGGCACGACGACGACCACGACGGTCCCGCTCTCGTGGACCGCCTCGACCGACAACGCCGGAGGGTCCGGCGTCGCGGGCTACGAGGTCCTGCGCGGCACGACGGTCGTCGGCACCACGACGGCGACGAGCTACACGGTCACGGGCCTGACGGCCGGCACCACGTACTCGTTCTCCGTGCGGGCCAAGGACGTCGCGGGCAACACGTCCGCCGCCTCCGCCGCGGTCTCCGCGACGACGCAGACCGGCACCGTGGTCGACACCACGGCCCCGTCCGTCCCGACCGGCCTGACCGCCGGCACGACGACGACCTCGTCGGTCCCGCTGACGTGGACCGCCTCGACGGACAACGCGGGCGGCTCGGGCGTCGCCGGCTACGAGGTCTTCAACGGCACCACGCGCGTGGCGACCGTGACCTCGACGAGCTACACGGTCACCGGCCTCGCGGCGGACACCGCGTACTCGTTCACGGTCAAGGCCAAGGACGTCGCGGGCAACGTGTCGGCAGCCTCGGCAGCCGTCTCCGCCCGGACGCAGGCGGCCACGTCCGGCGGCTGCACGGTGAAGTACTCCGCCAGCTCGTGGAACACCGGCTTCACCGGCACGGTCGAGGTGAAGAACAACGGCACCGCGGCCCTCAACGGCTGGACGCTCGGCTTCTCCTTCGCCGACGGCCAGAAGGTGTCGCAGGGCTGGAGCGCCGAGTGGTCGCAGTCCGGCACCGCGGTGACGGCCAAGAACGCGCCGTGGAACGGCACGCTCGCCGCCGGCTCCAGCGTGTCGATCGGCTTCAACGGCACGCACAACGGCACGAACACCGCGCCGACGGCGTTCACGCTCAACGGCGTCGCCTGCACGCTCGGCTGA